In one window of Sphingomonas glaciei DNA:
- a CDS encoding aldo/keto reductase family oxidoreductase, protein MTDIAKAGSYRLGEREVKRMGYGAMQLAGRGVFGPPRDRGEAIAVLREAVASGVNHIDTSDYYGPFVTNEIIREALHPYPDDLVIVTKVGARRGEDGSWLHWNRPEDLEQGVRDNLQRLGVEAMEVVNLRIMGDGHGPSEGSIAGQVEAMARLQQGGLVRHIGISNVTAAQVAEARGIVEIACVQNMYNLVHREDDAMVDELAAAGIAYVPFFPLGGFTPLQSGELSAIAEDLGATPMQVALAWLLGHSPNILLIPGTSSRAHLRENLAAAELQLSEAVLSRLDAIARSAEPAEA, encoded by the coding sequence TGCAGCTGGCCGGCCGGGGCGTGTTCGGTCCGCCGCGTGACCGAGGGGAAGCGATCGCCGTCCTGCGCGAAGCGGTGGCGAGCGGGGTCAACCACATCGATACCAGCGATTATTACGGCCCGTTCGTGACCAACGAGATCATTCGCGAGGCCCTTCATCCCTATCCCGACGATCTGGTGATCGTCACCAAGGTCGGGGCGCGGCGGGGCGAGGACGGGTCCTGGCTGCACTGGAACCGGCCGGAGGACCTCGAGCAGGGCGTCCGCGACAATCTGCAGCGCTTGGGCGTCGAGGCGATGGAGGTGGTCAACCTGCGGATCATGGGCGACGGCCACGGCCCTTCCGAGGGCTCGATCGCCGGCCAGGTCGAAGCGATGGCGCGGCTGCAGCAGGGCGGGCTGGTACGGCACATCGGGATCAGCAACGTGACCGCCGCGCAGGTTGCCGAGGCCCGCGGAATCGTCGAAATCGCCTGCGTCCAGAACATGTATAATCTGGTTCACCGCGAAGACGACGCGATGGTCGACGAGCTGGCGGCGGCGGGGATTGCCTACGTGCCGTTCTTCCCGCTGGGCGGCTTCACTCCGCTGCAGTCGGGCGAGCTGTCGGCGATTGCCGAGGATCTGGGGGCGACGCCGATGCAGGTGGCGCTGGCCTGGCTGCTCGGGCACTCGCCCAACATCCTGCTGATCCCCGGCACCTCTTCGCGGGCGCACCTGCGCGAGAACCTGGCCGCGGCCGAGCTGCAGCTGTCGGAAGCGGTGCTAAGCCGGCTCGACGCGATCGCCCGATCGGCCGAGCCGGCCGAAGCCTAG